The following coding sequences lie in one Chromatiales bacterium genomic window:
- a CDS encoding NUDIX hydrolase: protein MRFCSHCGEGVERRIPAGDHRERFVCASCGMIHYQNPKIVAGCIIDVEGRILLCRRGIEPRYGKWTVPAGFMENGESTQNAAARETWEEARALVDDLRLFTLFNLPHINQVYTLFRARLAQPGFDVSDESLETRLFSADELPWDEMAFPVVAESLKLYLADRAGGGFRLHSGNLIRLPGEAVRFRVEMHE from the coding sequence ATGCGATTCTGCAGCCACTGCGGCGAGGGCGTCGAGCGGCGCATCCCGGCCGGCGATCACCGCGAGCGCTTCGTCTGCGCGAGCTGCGGAATGATTCACTACCAGAACCCGAAGATCGTCGCCGGCTGCATCATCGATGTCGAGGGCCGGATCCTGCTGTGTAGACGCGGCATCGAACCGCGCTACGGCAAGTGGACGGTCCCTGCGGGATTCATGGAGAACGGCGAGTCCACGCAGAACGCCGCGGCGCGCGAGACCTGGGAGGAGGCCCGCGCGCTCGTCGATGATCTGCGGCTGTTCACGCTTTTCAATCTGCCGCACATCAACCAAGTCTATACGCTGTTTCGCGCGCGTCTGGCACAGCCCGGTTTCGATGTCAGCGACGAAAGCCTGGAGACGCGACTGTTCAGCGCGGACGAACTGCCCTGGGATGAAATGGCGTTTCCGGTGGTCGCCGAGAGCCTGAAGCTGTATCTCGCCGATCGCGCCGGCGGCGGATTCCGGCTGCATTCCGGCAATCTGATCCGGCTCCCCGGCGAGGCCGTGCGGTTCCGGGTCGAGATGCACGAATGA